The following coding sequences are from one Streptomyces sp. NBC_01232 window:
- a CDS encoding GNAT family N-acetyltransferase, which produces MVDIRDVPESDIDRALELAYLVFHDRPEKELREKHHALLASCDRIGAYDGTTLVGFMAAYDFRLSVPGADLPCPGLTFVCVAPTHRRRGVLTGLMAEMLGRTAAAGSPIAALWASEAAIYGRFGYGSATTGATVEIDSTRPLALRIDPDRRPLRLLDPEEALAVIGPFHEAARAGRAGRPTRSEQRWRDEWLAEQDEEDEELSPPRIIVLGDLDEPIAGYVLYRTKPEDDGGGAGRSRVPGLVRVDELEAETPAVAAALWECVASLDLTGKVSAWGRPLDDPLLHFAADRDQVRVTAQFPALWVRLVDVGAALAARSWAAPVEVVLEVHDVRLPANAGRFRLEAGPGGATYEHADSAADLALDVRELGACYLGGTRVGELVAAGLVREHTPGAAAALDAALRTPVLPHTSDEF; this is translated from the coding sequence ATGGTGGACATCCGTGACGTACCCGAGTCCGACATCGACCGCGCTCTGGAGCTCGCGTACCTGGTCTTCCACGACCGGCCCGAGAAGGAGCTCCGGGAGAAACACCACGCGCTGCTCGCGAGTTGCGACCGGATCGGCGCCTACGACGGCACCACCCTGGTCGGCTTCATGGCCGCTTACGACTTCCGGCTCTCCGTGCCCGGGGCGGATCTGCCCTGCCCCGGGCTCACCTTCGTCTGCGTCGCCCCCACCCACCGCCGGCGCGGCGTCCTCACCGGCCTGATGGCCGAGATGCTCGGGCGCACCGCCGCCGCGGGCAGCCCGATCGCCGCCCTCTGGGCCTCCGAGGCCGCCATCTACGGCCGGTTCGGCTACGGCAGCGCCACCACCGGCGCCACCGTCGAGATCGACTCCACCCGTCCGCTGGCCCTGCGCATCGACCCGGACCGGCGCCCGCTGCGGCTCCTCGACCCGGAAGAGGCCCTCGCCGTGATCGGGCCCTTCCACGAGGCCGCCCGCGCCGGGCGGGCCGGCCGCCCCACCCGCAGCGAGCAGCGCTGGCGCGACGAGTGGCTCGCCGAACAGGACGAGGAGGACGAGGAGCTGAGCCCGCCGCGGATCATCGTCCTGGGCGACCTGGACGAGCCGATCGCCGGATACGTCCTCTACCGCACGAAGCCGGAGGACGACGGGGGCGGGGCCGGACGATCCCGCGTCCCGGGCCTGGTCCGGGTCGACGAACTGGAGGCCGAGACCCCGGCGGTCGCCGCCGCGCTGTGGGAGTGCGTGGCCTCCCTCGACCTCACCGGAAAGGTCTCGGCGTGGGGCCGCCCGCTCGACGACCCGCTGCTGCACTTCGCCGCGGACCGGGACCAGGTACGGGTCACCGCCCAGTTCCCGGCGCTCTGGGTGCGCCTGGTCGATGTGGGCGCGGCGCTGGCGGCGCGTTCCTGGGCCGCGCCGGTGGAGGTGGTGCTGGAGGTGCACGACGTACGGCTGCCCGCGAACGCCGGGCGCTTCCGCCTCGAGGCGGGGCCGGGCGGGGCGACGTACGAGCACGCCGACTCCGCTGCCGACCTGGCCCTGGACGTACGCGAACTGGGCGCCTGCTACCTCGGCGGGACCCGGGTCGGGGAACTCGTCGCGGCCGGGCTCGTACGGGAGCACACGCCGGGCGCGGCGGCGGCGCTGGATGCGGCCCTGCGGACGCCCGTACTGCCGCACACGAGCGACGAGTTCTGA
- a CDS encoding terpene synthase family protein — protein MTQPFQLPDFYVPYPARLNPHLEHARTHTKQWARDFGMLEGSGVWEESDLDSHDYALLCSYTHPDCDRDALALVTDWYVWVFFFDDHFLEMFKRSQDRDGAKAYLDRLAAFMPMDLSAGFPEPTNPVEAGLADLWARTVPAMSAHWRERFSLSTKNLLDESMWELANINIGRVANPLEYIEMRRKVGGAPWSAGLIEYVSAEVPARVAHSRALGVLRDAFSDAVHIRNDIFSYEREVTHEGELSNAVLVLETFLGCTTQEAAEASNDLLTSRLHQFEQTALHELPQLIADHTLDPAEITAVLAYAKGLQDWQSGGHEWHMVSSRYMNKEARPTAPATLPFLPTGLGTTALDLRSVFTRRSMELRRRSFSHVPFERTGPSVVPEIHMPHRLSLSPHLAHAREESVAWSRRMGLLDPQPGDPGSAIWTEERLRGFDFALCSAGIDPDATPQELALNACWLTWGTYGDDYYPVVFAQGRNLPAAKATTARLIAMIPVDHAGQPEPVTAMERALGDLWVRTSAGMSAGQRTEFRATLVNMLESWVWEVDNQIQNRIPDPVDYAEMRRHTFGSHLTMYLCRLGHLGRGIPEEIYASGTIRSLENAVADAACMINDIYSYQKEVEVEGEVHNYILVTRNFFDVDYPQALHICHELMTRRTEEFEHIVANQLPLLYDDWKLGPQAREALDAYVGELKDWHAGILNWHEKIRRYRSEDLHPQPDLLSTRILGPGFGMAAARISMSA, from the coding sequence GTGACGCAGCCGTTCCAACTGCCGGATTTCTATGTGCCCTATCCGGCACGACTGAACCCCCACCTGGAGCACGCACGGACCCACACCAAGCAGTGGGCGCGCGACTTCGGGATGCTGGAGGGTTCCGGCGTCTGGGAGGAGAGCGACCTCGACTCGCACGACTACGCCCTGCTCTGCTCGTACACCCACCCCGACTGCGACCGCGACGCGCTGGCACTGGTCACCGACTGGTACGTGTGGGTGTTCTTCTTCGACGACCACTTCCTGGAGATGTTCAAGCGCTCCCAGGACCGCGACGGCGCCAAGGCCTACCTCGACCGGCTCGCCGCCTTCATGCCGATGGACCTGTCCGCCGGCTTCCCCGAGCCCACCAACCCGGTGGAGGCGGGGCTCGCCGACCTCTGGGCGCGCACCGTCCCGGCCATGTCAGCCCACTGGCGGGAACGGTTCTCCTTGTCCACGAAGAACCTCCTCGACGAGTCGATGTGGGAGCTCGCCAACATCAACATCGGGCGCGTGGCGAACCCCCTCGAGTACATCGAGATGCGCCGGAAGGTCGGCGGCGCCCCCTGGTCGGCCGGCCTGATCGAGTACGTGTCCGCCGAGGTCCCCGCACGCGTCGCGCACTCACGTGCGCTCGGCGTGCTGCGCGACGCCTTCTCCGACGCCGTGCACATCAGGAACGACATCTTCTCCTACGAACGCGAGGTCACCCACGAGGGCGAACTCTCCAACGCCGTCCTGGTGCTGGAGACCTTCCTCGGCTGCACCACCCAGGAGGCCGCCGAGGCCTCCAACGACCTGCTCACCTCCCGCCTCCACCAGTTCGAGCAGACCGCGCTCCACGAGCTCCCCCAGCTCATCGCCGACCACACGCTCGACCCGGCGGAGATCACGGCCGTCCTCGCCTACGCCAAGGGCCTGCAGGACTGGCAGTCCGGCGGCCACGAGTGGCACATGGTCTCCAGCCGCTACATGAACAAGGAGGCCCGGCCCACCGCCCCGGCGACGCTGCCCTTCCTGCCGACCGGACTCGGCACCACCGCGCTCGACCTGCGGTCCGTGTTCACCCGGCGCTCGATGGAACTGCGCCGCCGTTCCTTCTCCCACGTCCCCTTCGAGCGCACCGGCCCCTCCGTCGTCCCCGAGATCCACATGCCGCACCGGCTCTCCCTCAGCCCGCATCTGGCCCACGCACGCGAGGAGTCCGTGGCCTGGTCCCGGCGCATGGGCCTGCTGGACCCGCAGCCCGGTGACCCGGGCTCGGCGATCTGGACCGAGGAGCGGCTGCGGGGCTTCGACTTCGCGCTCTGCTCGGCCGGCATCGATCCCGACGCGACGCCGCAGGAGCTGGCCCTCAACGCCTGCTGGCTGACCTGGGGCACGTACGGGGACGACTACTACCCGGTGGTCTTCGCCCAGGGCAGGAACCTTCCGGCGGCCAAGGCGACCACCGCCCGCCTCATCGCCATGATCCCGGTCGACCACGCCGGACAGCCGGAGCCGGTCACCGCGATGGAGCGTGCGCTCGGCGACCTGTGGGTGCGCACCAGCGCCGGCATGTCCGCCGGGCAGCGCACCGAGTTCCGGGCGACCCTGGTGAACATGCTGGAGAGCTGGGTGTGGGAGGTGGACAACCAGATCCAGAACCGCATCCCGGACCCGGTGGACTACGCGGAGATGCGCCGCCACACCTTCGGCAGCCACCTCACGATGTACCTGTGCCGTCTCGGGCACCTGGGCCGGGGCATCCCCGAGGAGATCTACGCCTCCGGGACCATCCGCTCACTGGAGAACGCGGTCGCGGACGCCGCCTGCATGATCAACGACATCTACTCCTACCAGAAGGAGGTGGAGGTCGAGGGCGAGGTCCACAACTACATCCTGGTCACACGGAACTTCTTCGACGTCGACTACCCGCAGGCCCTGCACATCTGCCATGAGCTGATGACCCGGCGGACCGAGGAGTTCGAGCACATCGTGGCCAACCAGCTCCCGCTGCTCTATGACGACTGGAAGCTCGGCCCGCAGGCCCGGGAGGCCCTGGACGCGTACGTGGGCGAGCTGAAGGACTGGCACGCCGGCATCCTCAACTGGCACGAGAAGATCCGCCGTTACCGCTCGGAGGACCTGCACCCGCAGCCCGACCTGCTGTCCACCCGCATCCTGGGCCCCGGCTTCGGCATGGCGGCCGCCCGGATCTCCATGTCGGCCTGA
- a CDS encoding YncE family protein: MLRTVRTLGLLAAATLLTVLAPAPAGAGTGPSPATATGPGGVLREVLFVGNNWEGTADVLASTGDLAKVGRINMIPDKAERLREIYLNPVKLAFFLGIRESAGEGHDQFVDDMFTTPDGSAVVASRPSFADVVSIDVASGRINWRFPVSGFRADHMAVSPDGTRIAVSASTSNTVHVLDITTGRQVGSFGTGDKPHENTFSRDGRFLWNSSIGEVNTALDAPWLDWTKGDRKITVVDAQTFRTVRVIDMRERLDAFGRRDLSDSVRPVSFSPDESKLYFQVSFFNGFLEYDVASDRITRLKTLPMNPATSTDRTTWVNDSRHHGMSMSPDGAKLCIAGTMDDYATVVDRATLAEGPLVPAAKPYWATVDGDGTACVISESGADRVTAIDFATGAKRVSVPVGDHPQRIRLGHVPAGWSGPAARQDELRAGE, from the coding sequence ATGTTGCGTACCGTGCGAACCCTGGGCCTGCTGGCCGCGGCCACCCTGCTCACCGTCCTCGCGCCGGCCCCGGCCGGCGCCGGTACCGGCCCATCTCCCGCCACCGCCACCGGTCCTGGCGGCGTCCTGCGCGAGGTGCTCTTCGTCGGCAACAACTGGGAGGGGACCGCCGACGTCCTCGCCTCCACCGGCGACCTCGCCAAGGTCGGCCGGATCAATATGATCCCCGACAAGGCGGAGCGGCTCCGCGAGATCTACCTCAACCCCGTGAAGCTCGCCTTCTTCCTCGGCATCCGGGAGAGCGCCGGCGAGGGCCACGATCAGTTCGTCGACGACATGTTCACCACCCCGGACGGCTCCGCCGTCGTCGCCTCCCGCCCCAGCTTCGCCGACGTCGTGTCCATCGACGTGGCCTCCGGACGCATCAACTGGCGCTTCCCGGTGTCGGGCTTCCGGGCCGACCACATGGCGGTCTCCCCGGACGGGACCCGCATCGCCGTCTCGGCCTCCACCTCCAACACCGTGCACGTCCTGGACATCACCACCGGGCGCCAGGTCGGCTCCTTCGGCACCGGGGACAAGCCGCACGAGAACACCTTCTCCCGCGACGGCCGCTTCCTGTGGAACAGCTCCATCGGCGAGGTGAACACCGCCCTGGACGCCCCCTGGCTCGACTGGACGAAGGGCGACCGGAAGATCACCGTGGTCGACGCGCAGACCTTCCGCACCGTCCGGGTGATCGACATGCGGGAGCGCCTGGACGCCTTCGGCCGCCGGGACCTGTCCGACTCCGTCCGCCCGGTGTCCTTCAGCCCCGACGAGTCGAAGCTCTACTTCCAGGTCTCCTTCTTCAACGGATTCCTCGAGTACGACGTGGCCTCCGACCGGATCACCCGCCTCAAGACCCTCCCGATGAACCCCGCCACCAGCACCGACCGCACCACCTGGGTCAACGACTCCCGCCACCACGGCATGTCCATGAGCCCCGACGGGGCCAAGCTCTGCATCGCGGGCACCATGGACGACTACGCCACCGTCGTGGACCGAGCCACCCTGGCCGAGGGCCCGCTCGTACCCGCCGCCAAGCCGTACTGGGCCACGGTCGACGGCGACGGCACCGCCTGCGTGATCTCCGAGAGCGGCGCCGACCGGGTCACGGCCATCGACTTCGCCACCGGCGCCAAGCGGGTCTCCGTCCCCGTCGGGGACCATCCGCAGCGCATCCGGCTCGGCCATGTCCCGGCCGGCTGGAGCGGTCCCGCCGCCCGTCAGGACGAGCTCCGCGCCGGGGAGTAG
- a CDS encoding NCS2 family permease: MTQSSVEPKTTAEDAGDGSHPPAGRSWLDRYFHITHRGSNVGNEVRGGITTFMAMAYILLLNPLLLSGKDVAGASMAASAIITATAFAAAVTTLLMGFVGKVPLALAAGLSVSGVLASQVAPQMTWPQAMGMCVVYGVVICLLVVTGLREMIMNAIPLALKHAITMGIGLFVALIGFFKAGFVGKGPEFGPPVQLGAVGELSGWPVMLFCITLIAIFMLQARKVPGAILIGIVGGTVLAAILNAIVDIDPKAWKNGPPTLDGSAVSMPDFSLFGDVSFGGWGDVGYMTIGMIVFTLVLAGFFDAMATIIGVGTEAKLADDKGRMPGLSKALFIDGAGGAIGGVAGGSGQTVFVESATGVGEGARTGLASVVTGLFFAACLFFTPITQIVPGEVASAALVVIGAMMMQNARHVDWADSATAIPVFLTVVIMPFTYSITAGVAAGVISYVAIKIAQGKAREIGGFMWALTAIFVVFFALNPIEHWLGVG; this comes from the coding sequence ATGACCCAATCGTCAGTAGAGCCGAAGACCACCGCGGAAGATGCCGGCGACGGCTCTCATCCCCCCGCGGGAAGGTCCTGGCTCGACCGGTACTTTCACATAACGCACAGAGGATCCAACGTCGGCAATGAGGTTCGTGGCGGTATCACGACCTTCATGGCGATGGCGTACATCCTGCTGCTCAACCCCCTGCTCCTCTCGGGCAAGGACGTCGCCGGCGCCTCGATGGCCGCCTCGGCGATCATCACCGCCACCGCGTTCGCCGCAGCCGTCACCACGCTCCTCATGGGCTTCGTCGGCAAGGTGCCGCTCGCCCTCGCCGCCGGTCTGTCCGTGTCCGGCGTGCTGGCCTCGCAGGTGGCCCCCCAGATGACCTGGCCGCAGGCCATGGGAATGTGTGTGGTCTACGGTGTCGTGATCTGTCTCCTGGTCGTCACCGGCCTCCGAGAGATGATCATGAACGCGATCCCCCTCGCGCTCAAGCACGCCATCACCATGGGCATCGGCCTCTTCGTCGCGCTGATCGGCTTCTTCAAGGCCGGCTTCGTGGGCAAGGGTCCGGAGTTCGGTCCCCCCGTCCAGCTCGGCGCGGTCGGTGAGCTGTCGGGCTGGCCCGTCATGCTCTTCTGCATCACCCTGATCGCGATCTTCATGCTCCAGGCCCGCAAGGTGCCCGGCGCCATCCTGATCGGCATCGTCGGCGGCACCGTCCTGGCAGCGATCCTCAACGCCATCGTGGACATCGACCCGAAGGCCTGGAAGAACGGTCCGCCCACCCTCGACGGCTCCGCGGTCTCCATGCCGGACTTCTCGCTCTTCGGCGACGTCTCCTTCGGCGGCTGGGGCGACGTGGGCTACATGACGATCGGCATGATCGTCTTCACCCTGGTGCTCGCCGGCTTCTTCGACGCGATGGCCACCATCATCGGTGTCGGTACCGAGGCCAAGCTCGCCGACGACAAGGGCCGCATGCCGGGCCTGTCCAAGGCGCTCTTCATCGACGGTGCCGGTGGCGCCATCGGTGGCGTCGCGGGCGGCTCCGGCCAGACCGTGTTCGTCGAGTCCGCGACCGGCGTCGGCGAGGGTGCCCGCACGGGCCTCGCCTCCGTGGTCACCGGCCTCTTCTTCGCCGCCTGCCTCTTCTTCACCCCGATCACGCAGATCGTCCCGGGTGAGGTCGCCTCCGCGGCCCTGGTCGTCATCGGCGCGATGATGATGCAGAACGCCCGCCACGTGGACTGGGCCGACAGCGCGACCGCGATCCCGGTCTTCCTGACCGTCGTGATCATGCCGTTCACGTACTCGATCACGGCCGGCGTCGCCGCCGGTGTCATCTCGTACGTCGCCATCAAGATCGCCCAGGGCAAGGCCCGGGAGATCGGCGGCTTCATGTGGGCGCTGACCGCGATCTTCGTGGTGTTCTTCGCCCTGAACCCGATCGAGCACTGGCTCGGGGTCGGCTGA
- a CDS encoding septum formation family protein, protein MSRLSQPPQPPSWHGPHPDPHPHPHPGPYGQPEPPRRSHGVRRGDSAAVAFVLSMCRAIRRIPLIPGGITLSARHRRRRGGGPAFAPAAVRSAVLVVVLSLGLLGAADAAGALSKRDSGGRVAGPVFGDVADIEVGDCFDTEEELKTEDVDGKAPPSVDTVPCTGPHQSEAYAVFDLKDGPYPGKEKIIAIADKRCAGKEFTDYVGDDAKLPKTMEIYYYYPTSEGWSSDDHEVTCFLGDTSGSSTGSVRATGS, encoded by the coding sequence ATGTCCAGACTGTCGCAACCCCCGCAACCACCGTCGTGGCACGGGCCGCACCCGGACCCGCACCCGCACCCGCACCCGGGACCGTACGGACAGCCGGAGCCGCCCCGCCGGTCGCACGGCGTCCGGCGGGGCGACTCCGCCGCCGTGGCGTTCGTCCTGTCGATGTGCCGGGCGATCCGCCGGATCCCGCTGATCCCGGGCGGCATCACCCTCTCCGCGCGCCACCGTCGGCGCAGGGGCGGCGGCCCGGCCTTCGCGCCCGCCGCCGTCCGCAGCGCGGTCCTCGTGGTCGTACTGTCCCTCGGGCTCCTCGGAGCGGCGGACGCCGCCGGCGCCCTGTCGAAGCGCGACAGCGGTGGCCGGGTCGCCGGCCCGGTCTTCGGCGACGTGGCCGACATCGAGGTGGGCGACTGCTTCGACACCGAGGAGGAACTGAAGACCGAGGACGTGGACGGCAAGGCGCCCCCTTCGGTGGACACCGTGCCCTGCACCGGGCCGCACCAGTCGGAGGCGTACGCCGTCTTCGACCTGAAGGACGGGCCGTACCCGGGCAAGGAGAAGATCATCGCGATCGCCGACAAGCGGTGCGCCGGCAAGGAGTTCACCGACTACGTGGGCGACGACGCGAAGCTCCCGAAGACCATGGAGATCTACTACTACTATCCGACCTCCGAGGGCTGGAGCTCGGACGACCACGAGGTCACCTGCTTCCTCGGTGACACCAGCGGCTCCAGCACCGGCTCGGTCCGCGCCACCGGCTCCTGA
- a CDS encoding XdhC family protein encodes MLDIAEELNRWVEQGRDFAVATVVAVGGSAPRQPGAALAVDSEGTAIGSVSGGCVEGAVYELCRQSLEDGETVRERFGYSDDDAFAVGLTCGGIIDILVTPVRVGSPVREVFAAGLAAAARGEAAAVARIAQGPAELMGRAVFVRTEGAHQGGFGGHPELDRTIAEEARAMLDAGRTGVLEIGADGRLCGEPLKVLVESSVPPPRMIVFGAIDFASALVRIGKFLGYRVTVCDARPVFATKTRFPEADEIVVDWPHRYLETTEVDGRTVLCVLTHDAKFDVPLLELALRLPVAYVGAMGSRRTHEDRNKRLREVGVTEIELARLRSPIGLDLGARSPEETALSIAAEIVANRRGGTGAALTGAHIPIHPDISNTVIDRIGSVA; translated from the coding sequence ATGCTGGACATCGCCGAAGAGCTGAACCGGTGGGTCGAGCAGGGACGTGACTTCGCCGTCGCCACCGTCGTGGCGGTCGGCGGGAGCGCGCCCCGGCAGCCCGGTGCCGCCCTCGCCGTCGACAGCGAGGGAACGGCCATCGGCTCGGTGTCCGGTGGATGCGTGGAGGGTGCGGTGTACGAGCTGTGCCGGCAGTCGCTGGAGGACGGCGAGACCGTCCGGGAGCGCTTCGGATACAGCGACGACGATGCCTTCGCCGTGGGTCTGACCTGCGGCGGAATCATCGACATCCTGGTCACCCCGGTCCGCGTGGGCTCTCCCGTGCGGGAGGTGTTCGCGGCCGGCCTGGCCGCCGCGGCCCGCGGCGAGGCCGCGGCGGTGGCCCGGATAGCGCAGGGCCCGGCCGAGCTCATGGGCCGCGCCGTGTTCGTCCGTACCGAAGGCGCCCACCAGGGCGGATTCGGCGGACACCCCGAGCTGGACCGCACCATCGCCGAAGAGGCCCGCGCCATGCTGGACGCCGGCCGGACCGGCGTGCTGGAGATCGGCGCAGACGGCAGGCTCTGCGGAGAGCCGCTGAAGGTGCTGGTCGAGTCCAGCGTCCCGCCCCCGCGGATGATCGTCTTCGGTGCCATCGACTTCGCCTCCGCCCTCGTGCGGATCGGCAAGTTCCTCGGATACCGGGTGACGGTGTGCGACGCGCGGCCCGTCTTCGCGACGAAGACCCGCTTCCCCGAGGCGGACGAGATCGTCGTGGACTGGCCCCACCGCTACCTGGAGACCACCGAAGTGGACGGCCGGACCGTCCTGTGCGTGCTCACCCACGACGCCAAGTTCGACGTCCCGCTCCTCGAACTGGCCCTCAGGCTCCCCGTCGCCTACGTCGGCGCCATGGGCTCCCGCCGCACCCACGAGGACCGCAACAAGCGTCTGCGCGAAGTCGGCGTGACCGAAATCGAACTGGCCCGGCTGCGCTCCCCGATCGGGCTGGACCTCGGCGCCCGCTCGCCCGAGGAGACCGCGCTGTCCATCGCCGCCGAGATCGTCGCGAACCGCCGCGGAGGCACCGGCGCGGCCCTGACCGGCGCGCACATCCCGATCCACCCGGACATCTCGAACACGGTGATCGACAGGATCGGTTCCGTCGCTTGA